TCCACTCCCACCTGATTGGAAGCAAGTCCTACACCATCGCGTTCGTACATGGTGTGAATAAGATCGGGCAAATAATCTTTGAGGAAAGGATCGTCAAGCGCAGCTTCTTTCAATTTCTTGCGCAGAAAATCGTCTCCTATTACTCTAATATCAAGTATTTTAGGCATTTATTTGTCTTGCGCAGGTGGATTGATATTAAGAATGGATACTATGGCAGCACGTTGAAAATCCACACGTACCTTATTGGTTTCGTCAATTTCGATAACAACCACATCTTTATCGGGTTTGATGCTAACAACGCGACCATAGATGCCGCTTGAAGTGAGAACCTTATCGTTAACCTGAAGGCTATCCAACATTTTCTGCATTTCTTTCTGACGTTTTTGTTGGGGACGGATCATCAGAAAATACATAATTCCAAAAATGACGGCAAAAAAGATGAGCGTAGAGCCCATTCCTCCGCCTTGTTGTCCCGCTGGGGCTTGAGCTTGAAGTAATGTGTATATCATATTTTCTCCTATATTCCAAAAAATTTGGGGTAAATTCTAATTAGTATTTGTAAGATAATATTTGCATATATTCCAGCTAAAAGATCGTCTACCACTACTCCCCAACCCTTTTTTAATTTCTGCGAACGATAAATGGGGAAGGGCTTAGCGATATCAAATACTCCAAATAGTAAAAAGGCATATAAACCAATAAGCCAATTGTGTGGCAAAAATAGTGTAGCAATAAAATATCCCCAGATCTCATCTAAAACAATGGCTGAAGCATCCTCACCTAAAACAAATTCTGCTTTGTAACAAATCCTTACACTGATAAGCGCCAAAAGTAAAATCGCTACCGGAAAAAGAAAGCTCCAAGCTCCGGCATAAAGAGATGCCGGCAAAATCAGATAGATTGCAAACGCAGCAAAAGAGCCAAAAGTGCCTGGGGCAAAGGGAACATGCCCAATGCCGAAAAATGTTGCTAACAGGGTA
This Candidatus Cloacimonadota bacterium DNA region includes the following protein-coding sequences:
- the yajC gene encoding preprotein translocase subunit YajC is translated as MIYTLLQAQAPAGQQGGGMGSTLIFFAVIFGIMYFLMIRPQQKRQKEMQKMLDSLQVNDKVLTSSGIYGRVVSIKPDKDVVVIEIDETNKVRVDFQRAAIVSILNINPPAQDK
- a CDS encoding phosphatidylglycerophosphatase A, translated to MNTKLSINTLLATFFGIGHVPFAPGTFGSFAAFAIYLILPASLYAGAWSFLFPVAILLLALISVRICYKAEFVLGEDASAIVLDEIWGYFIATLFLPHNWLIGLYAFLLFGVFDIAKPFPIYRSQKLKKGWGVVVDDLLAGIYANIILQILIRIYPKFFGI